From the genome of Thiomicrorhabdus indica:
AATGGTGATTACGACGAACGGTTCTCGTCGTGGTGGTAAGACAATCCCTCTTAAAGGCGCGGTTGATACGGCACTTGAGAAAGGGTGCAGAAGTATTGAGAAAGTCATCGTTTATCGTCGTACAGATGATGTGGTTGCTATGAAAGATGGCCGTGATATTGATTGGATGGAAGCTGAAGCAGGCATGAGTAATTACCATGAACCTGTTGCAGTAAATTCTGAACATCCGCTGTTTTTGCTTTACACCTCCGGCTCAACAGGAAAACCAAAAGGGGTTCAGCATTCGTCGGGTGGTTATTTATTAAATGCTCAGTTAACAAATGAGTGGATGTTTGATTTAAATGATGATGATGTATTCTGGTGTACTGCAGATGTGGGTTGGATTACAGGTCACTCGTATGTCGCTTACGGACCTCTTTCTGTCGGTGCAACAATCGTCATGTTTGAAGGTGTTCCGACTTATCCAGATGCAGGTCGTTTTTGGCAAGTCTGTCAAGACCATAGTGTGACTGTGTTTTACACTGCACCTACCGCTATTCGCGCTTTAATGAAATTTGGTGCTGATTTACCACAGAAATATGATTTAAGTAAGTTACGTCTGCTTGGAACGGTTGGTGAACCTATTAACCCTGAAGCATGGATGTGGTATTACGAAGTAATTGGACAAAGCCGTTGCCCAATTATTGATACGTGGTGGCAAACTGAAACCGGTGCTCACATGATTGCACCTTTCCCTGTAACGCCACTAAAACCTGGTTCTTGTACGCAGCCACTTCCTGGAATTGATGCGGCAATTTTGGATGAAGAGGGTAATGAACTTGGTCGAGGTGAAGGTGGATTATTAGTTATCAAAAAACCTTGGCCGTCAATGATTCGAAATGTTTGGGGACAGCCTGAGCGTTATCAAACCACTTACTTCCCTCTTGAAGGCCAAAATTATTACGTAGTTGGAGACTCGGCTTATCAAGATGATGATGGATATTTCTGGATTCTAGGGCGCGTCGATGATGTTCTTAACGTCTCGGGTCACCGACTAGGAACGATGGAAATTGAATCGGCATTGGTTTCGCATGAAAAAGTGGCTGAAGCGGCAGTAGTGGGTCGTCCTCATGATGTTAAGGGCGAGGCAGTTGCTGCGTTTGTGGTTCTTAATGTGGACATGCCAGAAGGTGAAGAGCGAGAAGCCTTGATTCAAGAATTGCGTAATTGGGTTGCGGCTGAAATTGGGCCAATTGCTAAACCTGATGATATTCGTTTTGGAACGAACCTTCCAAAAACACGTTCAGGAAAAATTATGCGACGCTTACTTCGAACGATAGCGAAGGGAGAAGAAATCACGCAAGATACTTCAACGCTTGAAGATCCATCAATTTTGGATCAATTTCAGAAAAATGTGTAAGTTTTAACCTTAGAATTTTAGGCTAACGCTTAATGAACCGGAGTTTGGTAAGTACTGAATTCCGGTTTTTTTATACCTTAAAAAAATGTAAATTGTAT
Proteins encoded in this window:
- the acs gene encoding acetate--CoA ligase — translated: MSNIESVLSETRVFELDDNAKAQFAISQEKLDQMRAKAASDHVGFWSDLAREKLSWSKPFTVGLDESKAPHYEWFTDGELNVSYNCIDRHLENKADKTAIIFEGDQGDIERYTYKELHDQVCRFANTLTAQGIEKGDRVIIYMPMIPQAVIAMQACARIGAIHSIVFGGFSAEALRDRVEDAGAKMVITTNGSRRGGKTIPLKGAVDTALEKGCRSIEKVIVYRRTDDVVAMKDGRDIDWMEAEAGMSNYHEPVAVNSEHPLFLLYTSGSTGKPKGVQHSSGGYLLNAQLTNEWMFDLNDDDVFWCTADVGWITGHSYVAYGPLSVGATIVMFEGVPTYPDAGRFWQVCQDHSVTVFYTAPTAIRALMKFGADLPQKYDLSKLRLLGTVGEPINPEAWMWYYEVIGQSRCPIIDTWWQTETGAHMIAPFPVTPLKPGSCTQPLPGIDAAILDEEGNELGRGEGGLLVIKKPWPSMIRNVWGQPERYQTTYFPLEGQNYYVVGDSAYQDDDGYFWILGRVDDVLNVSGHRLGTMEIESALVSHEKVAEAAVVGRPHDVKGEAVAAFVVLNVDMPEGEEREALIQELRNWVAAEIGPIAKPDDIRFGTNLPKTRSGKIMRRLLRTIAKGEEITQDTSTLEDPSILDQFQKNV